TATGATTGGGGGTGATTAAAAATGATTACAGATCAGTTTTTATCACCATTGACTTATTTTTATTTTTCCCATATAATTGTTATATCAATATGATAATATGAAGAGGAGAGAGATGGAGAAGGATTTACCTCTTCCTTTGTACTATAAACTTAGAGAAAGTATAAGAGAAAAAATATTAAAGGGAGAGTATCCCCCTGGAAGTAAAATTCCATCAGAACAAGAATTGGCACAAAAATACAAAGTTTCAAGAATGACTGTTATTAGAGCTATTAATGATTTAGTTCAAGAAGGATTACTTTATAGAAAACAAGGTAAGGGAACTTTTGTAAGTATCCCACAAGTTCAGCAGAGATTAGGAAAACTTACCAATTTCACCCAAGACATGCTATCAAGGAATCTAAAGCCTGATAGTATTATTTTAAATTTGGAATTAATTTCTCCATCCTTTTTAATTCAAGAGAAACTAAAGATAAATGAAGGTACAAAGGTTTGGAAACTTGAAAGATTAAGATTAGCTGATGAAAGCCCTATGGGTCTCCAAACAGCATATCTTCCATCAGATATTTTCCTTTATATTGATAAAGAAGAATTAGGAAATGGCTCCCTTTATGAATACTTAAAGAAAAAATATGGAATAGTATTTAAAAGGGCAGAAGAAACTTACTGGGTAAGAATGCCAAATAGTTATGAGGCAGAGAAGTTAAAAATAGGAAAAAATAATCCCATTTTTTATGTACAGAGAATAACTTTTTTGACAGATGAAAAACCCGGAGAATTTGTAGAATCAATCCTAAGAGGAGATAGATATCAATTATATGTGGAATTAACTACTTAGGGGTGTAATTTTATGTTTATAAAAAATATCTCTCCAAATGAGAAAAGATTAGTTTTGGGAATGATGTCAGGAACATCTTGTGATGGAATTTCTTGTGCATTAATAGAGGTTCAGGGAT
The window above is part of the Dictyoglomus sp. NZ13-RE01 genome. Proteins encoded here:
- a CDS encoding phosphonate metabolism transcriptional regulator PhnF is translated as MKRREMEKDLPLPLYYKLRESIREKILKGEYPPGSKIPSEQELAQKYKVSRMTVIRAINDLVQEGLLYRKQGKGTFVSIPQVQQRLGKLTNFTQDMLSRNLKPDSIILNLELISPSFLIQEKLKINEGTKVWKLERLRLADESPMGLQTAYLPSDIFLYIDKEELGNGSLYEYLKKKYGIVFKRAEETYWVRMPNSYEAEKLKIGKNNPIFYVQRITFLTDEKPGEFVESILRGDRYQLYVELTT